The Halomonas sp. KG2 genome contains a region encoding:
- a CDS encoding methyl-accepting chemotaxis protein, whose protein sequence is MLEKLHKINVKYTLAFILVALSLLGVVVVDSLLVQSMRERMTAFSGSFNPAVSAVLNADRDLYQARVAELEVLREAPGSDGASAQYDDYRENAEQAYDRMHNFLTLLDAYPQVSEGLEPFEDRYMAWEAASQAVFDLHAEGELDAAEEQLERDSLAAFNDLRELYNVAGESADARGLALEQETLAAVAVQQRWVMGFTAFVLLATLVIALMGPNLMSRAIRQVSRRIRDITQGEGDLTARIDSKRRDEIGELAREFDGFIARMDTSFQAVRDGAYNVNIASGEIASGSEDLASRTEEQASALQETASSMEEMSSIVRQNSESANNADKLSSQAAEKAEKGVKEVQHSVELMRELETSSRQVGEIVEVIDSIAFQTNILALNASVEAARAGDHGRGFAVVASEVRKLASRSADSSNKIREMITDISERIASVAEQSVRSSEGIQNTVQAIRQVSGLMNEISLAVSEQESGIQQVGVALTQMDTATQQNVTMVSQTSRSAASLQEEANRLTRLVDTFKLSGEKSVAASSSLPKQTSQFTPQRNLKLPC, encoded by the coding sequence ATGCTGGAAAAACTCCACAAGATCAATGTGAAATATACCTTGGCGTTTATCCTGGTGGCCTTGTCGCTGCTAGGCGTTGTGGTGGTCGATAGCCTGCTTGTTCAGTCGATGCGCGAACGCATGACAGCGTTTAGTGGCTCCTTTAATCCGGCGGTATCAGCGGTGCTCAATGCGGACCGTGACCTATATCAGGCCCGGGTGGCTGAACTTGAAGTGTTGCGTGAGGCGCCGGGCAGTGATGGGGCGAGCGCTCAGTACGATGATTACCGTGAAAATGCTGAGCAAGCCTATGATCGAATGCATAACTTCCTCACACTGCTGGATGCATATCCGCAGGTGAGCGAGGGCCTTGAACCGTTCGAGGATCGCTATATGGCATGGGAGGCGGCGTCCCAGGCCGTCTTCGACCTACATGCGGAAGGTGAGCTTGATGCCGCTGAAGAGCAGTTGGAGAGAGATTCGTTAGCGGCCTTTAATGACTTGCGTGAGCTTTACAACGTTGCCGGAGAAAGCGCCGACGCGCGTGGCTTAGCTCTGGAGCAAGAAACACTGGCGGCAGTCGCCGTGCAGCAACGCTGGGTGATGGGCTTCACGGCATTCGTGTTATTGGCCACGCTGGTGATCGCCTTGATGGGGCCGAACCTGATGTCCCGAGCCATTCGTCAAGTCAGCAGGCGCATTCGCGATATTACCCAAGGCGAGGGTGATCTTACCGCACGCATTGATAGCAAGCGACGTGATGAGATTGGCGAACTGGCCCGTGAGTTTGATGGTTTTATTGCGCGTATGGATACCAGCTTTCAGGCGGTTCGCGATGGGGCCTACAATGTCAATATAGCGTCTGGTGAAATTGCTTCAGGTAGCGAGGATCTCGCGTCACGCACCGAGGAGCAGGCTTCTGCTCTGCAAGAAACGGCGTCCAGCATGGAAGAGATGTCTTCCATCGTGCGTCAGAACAGCGAGTCGGCCAATAATGCCGATAAGCTTTCCAGTCAGGCCGCTGAAAAAGCCGAGAAGGGTGTTAAAGAGGTTCAGCACTCGGTTGAGTTGATGCGCGAGCTCGAGACCAGTTCGCGCCAGGTGGGTGAGATTGTTGAAGTCATCGACTCGATTGCCTTCCAGACCAATATTCTGGCGCTTAATGCCTCGGTCGAGGCGGCGCGTGCAGGTGATCATGGCCGTGGCTTCGCGGTAGTGGCTAGCGAAGTGCGCAAGCTCGCCAGTCGCAGCGCGGATTCATCCAATAAAATTCGTGAAATGATTACGGATATTAGTGAGCGTATCGCTAGCGTAGCCGAGCAATCGGTGCGAAGCAGTGAGGGAATACAGAATACGGTGCAGGCTATACGCCAAGTGTCGGGGCTGATGAATGAGATTTCGCTCGCCGTGAGCGAGCAGGAGTCAGGCATCCAGCAAGTGGGTGTAGCGTTGACGCAAATGGATACTGCCACTCAGCAGAATGTCACGATGGTATCGCAAACCAGTAGATCGGCGGCGTCGCTTCAGGAGGAAGCCAACCGACTCACTCGTCTAGTAGATACGTTCAAACTTAGCGGTGAAAAGTCGGTGGCCGCGTCTTCGTCGCTCCCCAAACAGACCTCTCAGTTCACGCCGCAGCGCAACCTGAAGTTACCGTGCTGA
- a CDS encoding tyrosine-type recombinase/integrase has protein sequence MITTDRQLKALKPKGTVYWESVLSPHGGGLAIRVQPTGSKAWYYRYRFNGKQDTYSLGRYPSVGLQDARESHGEAVTLHTQGINPKHAQRDEKARNESAWTMAELFELWLQSYAKTPTVRTKRTPSPLVVEQACWRWGHYLKERVGTLLVKNVDARTVKSTISKIAGTQSRNQASKCLTLLRAMLAYAEAHGQIDTNPAQGIQPGQLGATKSAPRDRVLSLAEIERLWDAIENANLDASAAAALKLLILTGQRRGELLKAKWQDIDLDSASWTLPAITTKSRREHTVYLSSSAVDLLREQQAVTGNLNYVFESQRASGQPIGDASLTTAIARLQGRKLAKQNMNAPLADMPRFSVHDLRRSFATGLLKHFGTAPYVVEQMLNHAPTDRLIETYQRHDYAREQREAWQAWGQLVLNRKENDA, from the coding sequence GTGATAACCACTGACCGCCAGCTAAAAGCACTCAAGCCCAAAGGCACCGTTTATTGGGAAAGCGTGCTGTCACCCCATGGTGGCGGCCTGGCTATTCGTGTACAGCCCACCGGTTCAAAAGCTTGGTATTACCGTTACCGCTTCAATGGCAAACAAGACACCTACAGCCTTGGCCGCTATCCAAGCGTAGGCTTGCAGGACGCTAGAGAAAGTCACGGTGAAGCTGTAACACTTCACACTCAAGGCATTAACCCAAAACACGCACAGCGCGATGAAAAGGCGCGCAATGAGTCAGCCTGGACAATGGCAGAGCTTTTCGAGCTATGGCTTCAGAGCTACGCAAAGACCCCCACGGTACGGACTAAGCGCACGCCTTCACCGCTTGTTGTAGAGCAAGCGTGCTGGCGTTGGGGCCATTACCTAAAAGAGCGTGTAGGTACGCTGCTGGTCAAAAACGTTGATGCCCGCACGGTGAAAAGTACCATTTCCAAAATAGCGGGGACGCAATCAAGAAACCAAGCGAGCAAGTGCTTAACCCTGCTGCGGGCAATGCTGGCGTATGCAGAGGCGCATGGGCAGATCGACACCAACCCCGCTCAAGGAATTCAGCCAGGCCAACTAGGCGCTACAAAGTCAGCTCCGCGTGACCGTGTATTGAGCCTTGCAGAGATCGAGCGCCTCTGGGATGCGATAGAGAACGCCAACCTAGACGCTAGCGCCGCCGCTGCCCTCAAGCTGCTAATTCTGACTGGGCAACGACGGGGGGAGCTACTAAAAGCCAAATGGCAAGATATCGACTTAGATAGTGCTAGTTGGACACTGCCAGCCATAACCACCAAATCGCGCCGGGAGCATACCGTTTACCTTTCCAGTTCAGCCGTTGACCTACTACGGGAGCAGCAAGCTGTAACGGGAAATCTGAATTACGTGTTTGAGAGCCAGCGAGCCAGTGGCCAGCCGATTGGCGACGCCAGCCTGACTACCGCTATTGCACGACTTCAGGGCCGCAAACTGGCAAAACAGAACATGAACGCACCGCTTGCCGATATGCCACGCTTCAGCGTTCATGACCTGCGCCGCTCATTCGCTACGGGCCTGCTAAAACATTTTGGCACTGCACCGTATGTTGTCGAGCAAATGCTAAACCACGCCCCAACAGATCGTTTGATTGAAACCTATCAGCGCCACGACTATGCCAGAGAGCAACGCGAAGCATGGCAAGCGTGGGGGCAGTTAGTATTGAACAGGAAAGAGAATGACGCCTAG
- a CDS encoding helix-turn-helix domain-containing protein: MPPRLLTEKQAAEYTGYRPATFRQSRWTGQLGGHPAPKSIKIGRAVRYEITELDAWIESIKLGANK; this comes from the coding sequence ATGCCACCTCGCTTACTCACAGAAAAACAGGCTGCTGAATACACAGGCTACCGTCCGGCCACATTCCGGCAATCACGCTGGACCGGCCAGCTCGGCGGTCACCCCGCCCCGAAATCTATCAAAATTGGCCGTGCTGTGCGCTACGAAATTACAGAGCTAGACGCCTGGATTGAGAGTATTAAGCTCGGGGCTAACAAATGA
- a CDS encoding YfjI family protein codes for MSNTLESWLDKSADLLQFPKPKPLPESLSGVAKFDPEMLPLPIRGYIMDTAQRLQCPPEYCAVTSLTLLAGLVGHKVRLRPKQHDDWEVVATLWAALVGGPSAMKSPALSAMRFPIDAIEAAARRQHEEALRHYETEQELQELAKAEAKKKAKGFAAKGNMDAARATLESVDEIAPPPAPLRLTINDATVEKAGELMNSAECHLTILRDELAGWLAKMQQEEYASDRAFYLEAFNGDGRFTYDRIGRGTVAIERCALNIVGGIQPSKLAPIIRSATKGTANDGLIQRFQLAVWPDPVRHWKWIDRKPDPEAKEHYSQVFYRLHSLSLGTDEEDNPPCWHFTPDAQAMFVEWATEINLECRSDDVAPLLAEHLLKMPKTVGSLALLFAVIQNDEGEVSAAATARALEWADLLRSHAERLYSAALNRDVEGAKLIIKRREKLNHPTKPRDIQQKGWPGLDSANAVREALALLVDHGYLTEIETPTTGRPRIDYYWHPDYLPKQEGK; via the coding sequence ATGTCTAACACTTTGGAATCATGGCTGGATAAGAGCGCCGACCTGCTTCAGTTTCCAAAACCTAAGCCGTTGCCTGAGAGCTTATCTGGCGTGGCGAAGTTTGATCCTGAAATGCTGCCCCTTCCAATACGCGGCTACATTATGGACACAGCGCAACGGCTGCAATGCCCGCCTGAGTATTGCGCTGTTACATCGCTAACACTTTTGGCGGGGCTGGTAGGCCATAAGGTGCGATTGAGGCCCAAACAGCATGATGACTGGGAGGTGGTTGCTACTTTATGGGCGGCCCTAGTGGGCGGCCCTAGCGCCATGAAAAGCCCGGCGCTGAGTGCCATGCGGTTTCCAATCGACGCTATCGAAGCGGCTGCAAGGCGTCAGCATGAAGAAGCGCTGCGCCACTATGAAACCGAACAGGAGCTTCAGGAGCTGGCGAAAGCAGAAGCCAAGAAAAAAGCTAAGGGCTTTGCTGCCAAAGGTAACATGGACGCCGCACGGGCCACCTTAGAGTCAGTAGATGAGATCGCACCGCCACCTGCGCCACTGCGGCTGACTATCAATGATGCAACCGTCGAAAAGGCCGGGGAGCTAATGAACTCGGCAGAGTGCCATCTAACGATATTGCGTGATGAGCTGGCCGGTTGGTTGGCAAAAATGCAGCAAGAAGAGTACGCAAGCGACCGCGCATTCTATTTGGAAGCCTTCAATGGTGATGGCCGGTTTACCTATGACCGCATTGGCCGGGGCACCGTAGCCATTGAGCGATGCGCGCTGAATATCGTGGGAGGTATTCAACCCAGCAAGCTAGCGCCAATTATACGCAGCGCCACTAAGGGAACGGCAAACGATGGCCTGATACAGCGTTTCCAGCTAGCCGTGTGGCCTGACCCGGTACGTCATTGGAAATGGATAGACCGAAAACCCGATCCTGAGGCCAAGGAGCATTACAGCCAAGTCTTTTATCGCCTTCATAGCTTGAGTTTGGGAACCGATGAAGAGGACAACCCCCCTTGTTGGCACTTTACCCCAGACGCCCAAGCGATGTTCGTAGAGTGGGCAACAGAGATCAACCTGGAGTGCCGATCTGATGACGTTGCGCCGCTATTGGCTGAACACCTGCTGAAGATGCCCAAGACAGTGGGCAGTCTGGCGCTGCTGTTTGCCGTTATCCAAAACGATGAGGGGGAAGTGAGTGCAGCCGCAACCGCTCGGGCCTTGGAATGGGCCGATCTTTTGCGCAGTCATGCAGAGCGGCTATACAGCGCTGCGCTGAACCGTGATGTGGAAGGGGCCAAGCTGATAATCAAGCGACGTGAAAAACTCAACCACCCCACCAAACCGCGAGACATTCAGCAAAAAGGCTGGCCCGGTCTGGATAGTGCCAACGCCGTAAGAGAGGCGTTGGCGCTGCTGGTAGACCATGGCTACCTCACCGAGATTGAAACGCCGACCACAGGCAGGCCGCGTATCGACTACTACTGGCACCCAGATTATCTGCCAAAGCAGGAGGGTAAATAA
- the brxL gene encoding BREX system Lon protease-like protein BrxL translates to MELDDLDRKAAELLDGFLVRKDLVRTFARQFPVPTYVVEFLLGRYCASTDPEEIEEGLEVVQRQLKSRTIKAGEEELFKARAREKGEIKVIDLIQARLDTKNDTYMASLPSLRLNDVRIPDELVSEHERMLTGGFYAELTLEYDASIAQEQGGRPFGIRALREIQLSKRDVLDELARARRHFSTEEWKAFLLRSTGIEAAGLSERQKDAMLLRMVPFVERNYNVVELGPRGTGKSHLFQQVSPYAHLISGGKATVAKMFVNNANGQRGLVCQYDVVCFDEVSGISFDNKDGVNIMKGYMESGEFSRGKESIRADGSIVLVGNFDVDVEHQQRIGHLFGPLPEEMRHDTAFMDRIHAFLPGWDVPKVSKELLTDHFGLVSDFLSECWSQLRNQSRVSQWQGRVFFGGALSGRDTNAVNKTASGLLKLLYPGDDLTPSEEDIEWAIHIAMEARRRVKEQQKRIGAAEFRNTHFSYTMGEDGVEKFVATPELQSDNSIGNDPLEPGQVWSITPGGQTANGQEEHPGLFRIEVNEGPGTGVKILNKPVPPAFRESVGYAEQNLYTRAGQLVGDKEPRQHEFTIQLRAFDAAKSGSKLGVASLIAMSSALLKRSVRGGLIVVGEINLGGSIEPIHNPVTLVEIAVEKGATAILMPVTSRKMLFDLSDEMATKVDIQFYLDARDALLKSLGE, encoded by the coding sequence ATGGAGCTCGATGATCTGGATCGCAAGGCTGCCGAATTATTGGATGGTTTCTTGGTTCGCAAAGATCTGGTGCGTACGTTTGCTCGCCAGTTTCCTGTACCAACGTACGTGGTGGAATTCCTGCTCGGCCGCTACTGTGCAAGCACCGATCCGGAAGAGATTGAGGAAGGCCTGGAAGTAGTACAGCGGCAGCTCAAGTCACGCACCATCAAAGCTGGCGAGGAAGAACTGTTCAAAGCCCGCGCTCGTGAGAAAGGCGAAATCAAGGTTATCGACCTTATACAAGCGCGACTTGATACGAAAAATGACACCTATATGGCGAGCTTGCCAAGCTTGCGCCTCAACGATGTACGGATTCCTGACGAGCTGGTTAGCGAGCACGAGCGCATGCTGACTGGTGGCTTCTACGCGGAACTGACACTGGAGTACGACGCTAGCATCGCTCAGGAGCAAGGAGGCCGCCCTTTCGGAATCCGCGCCCTGCGAGAGATCCAGTTATCAAAACGTGATGTGCTCGACGAACTAGCCCGTGCACGTCGGCATTTTAGTACTGAGGAGTGGAAGGCCTTCTTGCTCCGTTCAACTGGTATTGAAGCGGCTGGGCTGAGCGAGCGCCAAAAAGATGCCATGCTGCTGCGTATGGTGCCCTTTGTGGAGCGCAACTATAACGTGGTGGAGCTTGGCCCCCGTGGTACCGGTAAGAGCCACTTGTTCCAGCAGGTATCGCCTTATGCCCACCTGATTTCCGGTGGTAAGGCCACCGTGGCCAAGATGTTCGTCAATAATGCTAACGGCCAGCGTGGCCTGGTGTGCCAGTATGATGTGGTCTGCTTCGATGAGGTATCCGGTATCTCGTTCGATAACAAGGACGGCGTCAATATCATGAAGGGCTACATGGAAAGTGGGGAGTTTTCCCGTGGTAAGGAGAGCATCCGTGCTGATGGCTCTATCGTGTTAGTCGGCAACTTTGATGTCGATGTTGAACATCAACAGCGCATCGGGCACCTGTTTGGACCCCTGCCTGAGGAGATGCGTCACGATACTGCCTTTATGGATCGCATTCATGCCTTTCTACCAGGCTGGGATGTACCCAAGGTTAGCAAGGAGCTCTTGACCGACCATTTTGGTTTAGTGAGTGATTTTCTTTCTGAATGTTGGAGCCAGTTGCGTAATCAAAGCCGTGTATCGCAATGGCAGGGGCGTGTCTTTTTTGGCGGAGCGCTATCTGGGCGTGACACTAACGCGGTTAATAAAACAGCAAGTGGTCTCTTGAAGTTGTTATATCCTGGAGATGACTTAACACCGAGTGAAGAAGATATAGAGTGGGCAATTCACATTGCGATGGAAGCACGCCGACGGGTAAAGGAACAGCAAAAACGTATCGGTGCCGCTGAATTTAGAAATACCCACTTTAGCTATACCATGGGGGAAGATGGTGTAGAGAAGTTTGTGGCCACTCCCGAACTGCAGAGTGATAACAGTATTGGTAATGACCCTTTAGAGCCAGGCCAGGTATGGTCTATTACTCCTGGTGGACAAACAGCAAATGGGCAAGAAGAGCATCCTGGCTTATTTCGTATTGAAGTAAACGAGGGGCCTGGCACTGGCGTTAAAATTCTTAATAAACCTGTGCCGCCTGCTTTTCGCGAAAGTGTGGGTTATGCCGAGCAAAATCTTTACACGCGCGCTGGGCAATTAGTAGGCGACAAAGAACCAAGGCAACATGAGTTTACTATTCAGCTCCGAGCATTTGATGCTGCTAAATCAGGCAGTAAGTTAGGTGTGGCTTCCCTAATAGCTATGAGCTCCGCGCTATTAAAAAGAAGCGTGAGAGGTGGGCTTATTGTAGTAGGAGAGATTAACCTTGGTGGGTCAATCGAGCCGATTCATAATCCCGTCACGTTAGTAGAGATCGCTGTTGAAAAAGGCGCGACAGCTATTCTTATGCCAGTGACTTCCCGAAAGATGCTGTTTGACTTATCTGATGAGATGGCCACCAAAGTCGATATTCAGTTCTACCTAGATGCAAGGGATGCGCTCTTGAAGTCGTTAGGCGAGTAG
- the pglZ gene encoding BREX-1 system phosphatase PglZ type B, whose product MPRAAGKSSGGESQSQGINIEMNLLNQLKQAIRNTSAHNPDVQAAPACILWPDRERLWEPVINQIQSVLPELLVLGEYAPEERRGPAIWLRCAIAGTVEGVVANEGRPPILYLPGVGRQDLRAISECPDALKPLAELQYRGVLWSQVNAKDWTPRAFLTTEQGGLGLDIARDAATRQALHAALPRLLKESLSNLQGRHLDGDDFNTLLIGGDPVLDVLGWLSQPDAIKASGSSPEWHAFCQVCHSQYGVHPERQTPLEALTCLTQREGAWSTVWARFCEAPHRYPQLVEQLRQQAPPDLGLFPEVEDMQVWPQLNQQEEDKLYHALCELGNLPAPQARTRLDALEKDHGGRRDWVWAELGESPLAMALAPLSFLAKTTQRSLAGGQADDMHQAYVQEGWKADDAVLKALAEVTGQREQEAVFTAIRSIYLSWADDAARHLQSVWRPGDDGLKRDEPSPHAREGECVLFVDGLRLDCGKRLAKRLIQRGLNVVEHSTWAALPSVTGTGKYAVAPIFGSSAIKEEPESYQFTPITPHLFKKLLRDNGWQVLERRQVEQLHKETLDTSQSAWCEFGDIDHVGHESGWKLAQRVDAMLAEVAERIQALLAQGWAQVRVVTDHGWLLMPGELPKTELPASLVDSKWGRCASVKPGANTATARFPWYWNEQVHFALAEGIYCFKAGESYTHGGLTLQECVTPELVVTGTAEITPLVVIDELVWKGMRCTVLVEGETDGLMLDLRRHAADPSTSLVLSSKPFKAGGKASVVVDDDDLEGEVAQVVIVNEAGHVVAQCLTTIGTDD is encoded by the coding sequence TTGCCCCGAGCAGCTGGCAAAAGTAGTGGTGGTGAAAGCCAATCTCAAGGTATCAATATAGAAATGAATCTTCTGAACCAGCTCAAGCAAGCTATCCGCAATACGTCTGCTCACAACCCTGATGTTCAAGCTGCGCCAGCCTGCATCTTATGGCCAGATCGCGAGCGGCTGTGGGAGCCTGTTATCAACCAAATTCAGTCTGTGCTGCCTGAACTATTGGTGTTAGGGGAGTATGCGCCTGAAGAGCGGCGAGGCCCGGCCATTTGGTTGCGATGCGCTATCGCCGGTACCGTTGAGGGCGTTGTCGCCAATGAAGGTAGGCCGCCTATTTTGTATTTACCCGGTGTTGGGCGGCAGGATTTGCGGGCCATTAGCGAGTGCCCAGACGCCTTGAAGCCCTTAGCAGAGCTGCAGTATCGAGGTGTGTTGTGGTCTCAGGTTAATGCGAAGGATTGGACGCCGCGTGCTTTTCTCACCACAGAACAGGGTGGGCTTGGCTTGGATATCGCACGCGATGCGGCAACTCGCCAGGCGTTACACGCGGCATTGCCCCGATTGCTTAAAGAGTCACTGAGTAACTTACAAGGGCGACATTTAGACGGGGATGACTTCAATACGCTTTTAATAGGCGGTGATCCTGTTCTTGATGTATTGGGATGGCTAAGCCAGCCAGATGCTATAAAAGCAAGTGGGTCTAGCCCTGAGTGGCACGCCTTTTGCCAGGTATGCCACTCTCAGTATGGCGTCCACCCAGAACGTCAGACGCCATTGGAAGCCCTTACCTGCTTAACCCAGCGCGAAGGTGCTTGGAGCACGGTATGGGCACGATTCTGTGAAGCACCACATCGCTATCCTCAGCTGGTAGAGCAGCTTCGACAGCAGGCGCCACCTGACCTTGGGCTGTTTCCAGAAGTTGAGGATATGCAGGTGTGGCCTCAGTTAAATCAGCAAGAAGAAGATAAGCTTTACCATGCTTTATGTGAGCTAGGGAACCTGCCTGCGCCGCAAGCAAGGACGCGACTTGATGCCTTAGAAAAAGATCATGGAGGGCGGCGTGATTGGGTGTGGGCAGAGCTAGGGGAAAGCCCTTTAGCGATGGCGTTAGCACCGCTTAGCTTCTTAGCCAAAACAACCCAGCGTAGCTTGGCAGGAGGCCAAGCAGACGATATGCATCAGGCCTACGTTCAAGAAGGTTGGAAAGCAGATGATGCGGTTCTGAAAGCACTGGCCGAAGTCACTGGCCAACGAGAGCAAGAGGCGGTGTTTACCGCTATTCGCTCGATCTATCTGAGTTGGGCCGATGACGCTGCCCGGCATTTACAATCCGTTTGGCGGCCAGGTGATGACGGCTTAAAACGCGATGAGCCCTCTCCTCATGCACGTGAAGGGGAGTGTGTTCTGTTTGTTGATGGGTTGCGCCTAGACTGCGGTAAGCGGCTTGCCAAAAGACTCATCCAGCGCGGCTTGAACGTTGTAGAGCATTCAACGTGGGCGGCACTACCTAGCGTGACCGGCACGGGCAAATATGCGGTGGCTCCCATCTTTGGTAGCAGTGCTATTAAAGAAGAACCGGAGAGCTATCAATTCACACCGATTACGCCACATCTTTTCAAGAAGTTACTTCGAGATAACGGGTGGCAAGTATTGGAACGCCGCCAAGTAGAACAGCTGCATAAAGAAACCCTAGATACCTCTCAATCCGCCTGGTGTGAGTTTGGAGACATCGATCATGTTGGCCATGAAAGTGGCTGGAAACTCGCGCAGCGTGTAGATGCTATGCTGGCCGAGGTAGCGGAGCGCATTCAAGCCTTACTTGCCCAAGGGTGGGCGCAAGTGAGGGTAGTGACGGACCATGGCTGGTTGCTAATGCCTGGTGAGTTACCAAAAACAGAGCTTCCTGCTAGCCTGGTGGACTCTAAGTGGGGGCGCTGTGCCTCGGTAAAACCAGGGGCTAATACGGCGACAGCACGTTTTCCTTGGTACTGGAATGAACAGGTGCATTTTGCGCTAGCTGAGGGCATCTATTGCTTCAAAGCGGGCGAATCGTACACCCATGGTGGTTTGACGCTGCAAGAGTGCGTTACGCCGGAGCTGGTAGTTACCGGAACAGCGGAAATCACACCTCTTGTAGTGATCGACGAGTTAGTTTGGAAAGGGATGCGCTGCACCGTGCTCGTGGAAGGCGAAACTGATGGCTTAATGTTGGATCTACGCCGTCATGCGGCAGACCCCAGTACTAGCTTGGTGCTGTCTTCTAAGCCGTTTAAGGCAGGAGGAAAAGCATCGGTTGTGGTTGATGACGACGACCTAGAAGGTGAGGTTGCCCAAGTAGTGATCGTGAATGAAGCGGGACATGTGGTTGCACAATGCTTAACCACCATTGGTACTGATGACTGA